The following are encoded together in the Pleurocapsa sp. FMAR1 genome:
- a CDS encoding alpha-amylase family glycosyl hydrolase, which yields MANSIEFKLFAPYNNSAALKGCFSDWSEISMQKNKQGYFRAKVELEDGVYQYKFRVQSQSHFLEADEWVDVNDPYATNIDDESQNSVIQIKDGKKIVDSYAWQHDDKPLPSNEELVIYELYVGGFSGGEGEGKKRGTFKDVIDKLDYLSELGINAVELMPTQEFPGDNSWGYNPRHYFAVESSYGSTADLKRLIDECHNRGMRILMDCIFNHSDTEAPLTKINFDYWYSREPSDPDNSWGPEFDYDKYDKNLDLKPAWQFVGDIVRFWIEEYHIDGIRFDASKQIGNFDFLSWIAEQARQAVGQKPFFNTAEYIPENPDLVGYGKPMDACWHESFYQQALKHICGDELDLEGFKQVIDCRQQGYGGTTTVINYIACHDHQYTLAELGDRKISDKAAFKRAKLGAVLLMTAVGVPLVWMGNEFGEYNPEQEIKIDWTLLKNDLNKNLLDYYQGLIALRKENHALRTDNINFFYEDPESKVLAYTRWNDQGSRVVIIINFSDDFLEDYTIDHFPQSGTWHEWTNNYDVEAKEGKLTIDIGEFEAKVFVG from the coding sequence ATGGCTAACTCGATTGAATTCAAGTTATTTGCTCCTTATAACAATAGTGCAGCCTTAAAAGGTTGTTTTTCTGACTGGTCTGAGATATCCATGCAGAAAAATAAACAAGGTTATTTTCGGGCAAAAGTTGAGTTAGAAGATGGAGTTTACCAGTATAAATTTCGCGTCCAGTCTCAATCTCATTTTTTAGAAGCTGATGAATGGGTTGACGTTAACGATCCTTACGCTACAAATATTGACGATGAGAGTCAAAACAGCGTCATTCAAATTAAAGACGGCAAAAAGATTGTTGATAGCTACGCTTGGCAACACGACGACAAGCCTTTACCCAGTAACGAAGAGTTGGTTATCTACGAACTGTATGTCGGGGGCTTTTCAGGTGGCGAAGGAGAAGGAAAAAAGCGCGGTACATTTAAAGACGTTATTGATAAACTAGACTATCTGAGCGAACTAGGCATCAATGCAGTTGAACTGATGCCCACACAAGAATTTCCAGGAGACAATAGCTGGGGCTATAATCCTCGTCACTATTTTGCTGTTGAGTCTAGTTACGGTTCAACCGCAGATTTAAAGCGTCTGATTGATGAATGTCACAACCGAGGTATGCGCATCTTAATGGACTGTATTTTTAACCATTCTGATACCGAAGCACCCTTAACCAAAATAAACTTCGATTACTGGTACAGTCGTGAACCGTCCGATCCTGATAATAGCTGGGGTCCAGAATTTGACTACGACAAGTACGACAAAAATTTAGATCTCAAACCTGCATGGCAATTTGTGGGTGATATAGTCAGATTTTGGATTGAGGAATATCATATCGACGGTATTCGTTTTGATGCTTCTAAGCAGATTGGCAACTTTGATTTTTTGTCCTGGATAGCCGAACAAGCCAGACAGGCAGTCGGTCAAAAGCCATTTTTTAACACTGCCGAATACATCCCTGAAAATCCCGACTTAGTAGGATACGGCAAGCCCATGGATGCGTGTTGGCATGAAAGCTTTTATCAACAGGCTTTAAAACATATCTGCGGTGATGAGCTTGACCTAGAAGGTTTCAAACAAGTGATTGACTGCCGACAACAGGGTTATGGGGGAACGACTACCGTAATTAACTATATAGCCTGTCACGATCATCAGTATACTCTAGCAGAGTTAGGCGATCGCAAAATCTCCGACAAAGCAGCTTTTAAAAGAGCCAAGTTAGGCGCAGTCTTATTAATGACTGCTGTAGGCGTACCTCTGGTTTGGATGGGTAATGAGTTTGGGGAATACAACCCAGAACAAGAAATCAAAATTGATTGGACTTTACTAAAAAATGACCTCAATAAAAATTTGCTTGACTATTATCAAGGCTTAATTGCTTTGAGGAAAGAAAATCATGCTTTGCGTACTGATAATATTAACTTTTTCTATGAAGATCCTGAGAGTAAAGTCTTGGCATACACTCGCTGGAATGATCAAGGCTCTCGCGTGGTAATTATTATCAATTTTTCGGATGATTTTTTAGAAGATTATACTATCGACCATTTTCCCCAATCAGGTACTTGGCATGAATGGACAAACAACTATGATGTCGAAGCAAAAGAAGGAAAATTAACGATTGATATAGGCGAATTTGAAGCAAAGGTATTTGTAGGCTAA
- a CDS encoding MDR/zinc-dependent alcohol dehydrogenase-like family protein yields the protein MRSLKLDGTLCCLGIPADMDFSPVMLTMGRRRLASSGVGGTLETQEMLDFCSQHNISADVEIISAADIESGFARLDRGEVRYRLVIDMSTLNAPAD from the coding sequence TTGCGATCGCTTAAGCTTGACGGCACACTTTGCTGCCTTGGCATTCCCGCAGATATGGACTTTAGCCCTGTTATGCTGACGATGGGACGAAGACGGCTGGCAAGTTCGGGTGTAGGTGGTACGCTCGAAACGCAGGAGATGCTTGACTTTTGTAGCCAACATAATATCTCAGCAGATGTTGAAATTATCTCGGCTGCGGATATTGAGTCTGGTTTTGCCAGACTCGACCGAGGAGAGGTGCGCTATCGCTTGGTGATTGATATGTCTACCCTTAATGCGCCAGCCGATTGA
- the secF gene encoding protein translocase subunit SecF, producing the protein MKFSVTKRRGLWWAISGTAMVASIVMMIISFTILNAPLRPGLDFIGGTRIQIAKDCSVAGNCNQPIDTAQVREVLDSQQLGNSSIQLLGDEQQILSVRTENIDGEQRTKLLDALSKAIGKFDSNTVQIDSVGPTIGEELFVSGILALLVAFFGIIVYLSIRFQLDYALFAIAALFHDVLITSGFFSFLGLVMGLEVDSLFLVSLLTIIGFSVNDTVVIYDRIRENLADTPELSINEIVDNAVSQTLGRSINTTLTTLLPLLGIFFFGGQTLKFFALALIIGFILGAYSSIFIASTLLAWWRNKRKNTVAGSDLPISE; encoded by the coding sequence ATGAAATTTAGCGTTACTAAAAGGCGAGGCTTATGGTGGGCAATCTCTGGAACAGCTATGGTTGCCAGTATTGTCATGATGATTATCTCCTTTACCATTTTAAATGCCCCTCTACGTCCAGGTCTTGATTTTATCGGCGGTACTCGCATCCAAATCGCTAAAGATTGCTCGGTAGCAGGCAACTGCAATCAGCCTATAGATACGGCTCAGGTGCGAGAAGTTTTGGATAGTCAGCAATTGGGCAACAGCAGTATTCAGCTATTGGGAGATGAGCAGCAGATACTCTCGGTACGGACAGAAAATATTGATGGCGAACAGCGGACTAAGCTACTGGATGCTTTGAGTAAGGCTATTGGCAAGTTCGATAGTAATACCGTACAAATAGATTCAGTCGGACCAACTATTGGTGAAGAACTCTTTGTTTCAGGAATACTAGCTTTGTTGGTGGCATTTTTTGGCATCATTGTCTATTTGAGCATTCGCTTTCAGTTAGACTATGCCTTATTTGCGATCGCTGCTTTATTCCATGATGTTTTAATTACATCAGGTTTTTTCTCATTCTTAGGCTTAGTAATGGGCTTAGAAGTAGATAGCCTATTCCTGGTATCCCTTTTAACCATCATTGGTTTTTCGGTTAATGATACGGTCGTCATTTACGATCGCATTCGCGAAAACCTAGCAGACACTCCAGAACTATCGATTAATGAAATTGTTGACAATGCCGTTAGCCAGACTTTGGGACGTTCTATCAATACCACTCTGACGACTTTATTACCTCTATTAGGCATCTTCTTTTTTGGGGGACAAACTTTAAAATTCTTTGCTTTAGCCTTAATTATCGGCTTTATTTTGGGTGCATACTCTAGTATTTTTATTGCCAGTACTCTCCTTGCTTGGTGGAGAAACAAAAGAAAAAATACGGTGGCGGGATCTGATTTGCCTATATCAGAATAA
- a CDS encoding SDR family oxidoreductase, with protein sequence MFTLENKVALVTGGTSGIGRATAIALGTAGAKVVFSGRRKEEGEETAALIRDAGAECLFVRSDVSNESDVKALVQKTIEAYGKLDCAFNNAGIDPPSKSLHEQSIKDFDKLMSINVRGLFLSMKYELQQMVSQGSGVIVNNSSIGGLIGFPGLSPYIASKHAVMGLTRSASLDYAKQGIRINAVNPGIIATDMIDRLVDETGGTSDDLISSIPMGRIGQAEEIAQAVVFLCSDAASYITGQPLVIDGGLTVN encoded by the coding sequence ATGTTTACACTTGAAAATAAAGTGGCTTTAGTCACGGGCGGAACATCGGGAATTGGCAGAGCAACCGCGATCGCCCTTGGTACTGCTGGTGCAAAAGTTGTTTTCTCAGGCAGACGCAAGGAAGAAGGAGAGGAAACGGCTGCACTAATTCGCGATGCTGGCGCAGAATGTTTATTCGTGCGCTCAGATGTATCGAATGAATCAGATGTTAAAGCTTTGGTGCAAAAGACAATTGAAGCTTATGGGAAACTTGACTGTGCCTTTAACAATGCAGGCATCGATCCACCCTCAAAATCCCTGCACGAACAGTCAATCAAGGACTTTGACAAACTGATGTCAATTAATGTGCGGGGACTCTTTTTGAGCATGAAATATGAACTTCAGCAAATGGTGTCTCAAGGATCGGGGGTCATCGTCAACAATTCCTCGATAGGAGGCTTAATTGGTTTTCCTGGGCTATCTCCCTACATCGCTAGCAAACACGCAGTTATGGGACTAACGCGCTCGGCTTCTCTTGACTATGCTAAACAGGGCATTCGGATCAATGCGGTTAACCCTGGCATAATTGCAACTGATATGATTGATCGCCTCGTCGATGAAACAGGCGGCACGAGTGACGATTTGATATCCTCGATTCCCATGGGGCGCATAGGGCAAGCCGAAGAAATCGCTCAAGCCGTGGTGTTTCTTTGTTCTGATGCTGCTAGCTACATTACTGGACAGCCTTTGGTCATCGATGGCGGATTGACGGTGAACTAA
- the secD gene encoding protein translocase subunit SecD, producing MQKQRAYIILILALVAAAIAILTTIPPQLGLDLRGGAQLTIQVNPTKEKPDVKPTSSDIEAVKSVLQNRINEFGVSETTVQTIGENKILIQLPGESQPEEAERRLKGTAKLEFKEQKQGTEGQLAAESQVRQQLLAQQTILSQGDLQTGDREKLAKIQESLQKSNQAIDGLFASVSLTGTDLTDARPQPDSTGKRWEVAISFNDAGGKKFAELTKNLAGTGRSIGIFLDDQLLSSPVVGPEFADTGIAGGRAVITGNFNIDSAKDLAIQIKGGSLPFPIAIVENRTVGATLGQDSVRRSIIAGCVGLVLVLVFMVVYYRLPGVIADVALIVYALLTMACYALVGVTLTLPGIAGFILSIGMAVDANVLIFERTREELRAGKTLYRSVESGFFRAFSSILDSNVTTAIACLALLWLGSGLVKGFAVTLLVGVVVSMFTAVTCSRTLMLLVVLSLPKVRKKPELFCPNLKSATSNQ from the coding sequence ATGCAGAAACAAAGAGCCTATATTATTTTAATTTTGGCATTGGTCGCAGCAGCGATCGCAATTTTAACTACCATTCCCCCCCAGTTAGGACTTGACCTAAGAGGTGGAGCGCAGTTAACCATTCAGGTAAATCCAACTAAAGAAAAGCCTGATGTCAAGCCTACCTCAAGTGATATTGAAGCAGTTAAAAGCGTGCTTCAAAATAGGATTAATGAGTTTGGAGTCTCCGAAACCACGGTGCAAACAATTGGCGAAAACAAAATATTGATTCAGCTACCAGGGGAAAGTCAACCCGAAGAAGCAGAAAGACGTTTGAAAGGAACGGCTAAACTAGAGTTTAAAGAGCAAAAGCAAGGAACAGAAGGTCAGTTAGCTGCCGAATCTCAGGTAAGACAACAGCTTTTGGCACAGCAGACTATCTTAAGCCAAGGTGATTTGCAAACAGGCGATCGAGAAAAGCTGGCAAAAATTCAAGAATCACTCCAGAAATCTAATCAGGCGATCGATGGTTTATTTGCATCCGTTAGTCTGACAGGAACAGACCTGACCGATGCCCGTCCTCAACCAGATTCAACAGGAAAACGTTGGGAAGTAGCAATTAGTTTTAATGACGCTGGGGGGAAAAAGTTTGCTGAGTTAACCAAAAACCTTGCAGGTACTGGTCGTAGTATTGGTATTTTCCTTGACGATCAGTTACTTAGTTCTCCCGTTGTGGGACCAGAGTTTGCTGATACAGGTATTGCTGGAGGTCGAGCGGTTATTACTGGCAACTTTAATATAGACAGTGCCAAAGACCTAGCAATTCAAATAAAAGGTGGTTCTCTACCCTTCCCCATTGCCATCGTCGAAAACCGAACCGTTGGGGCAACTTTAGGACAAGACAGCGTGCGCCGTAGTATTATTGCTGGCTGTGTGGGTTTGGTTTTAGTATTGGTCTTTATGGTGGTTTATTATCGTCTACCTGGGGTAATTGCTGATGTTGCCTTGATTGTTTACGCCTTGTTGACTATGGCTTGTTATGCTTTGGTGGGAGTGACCCTGACTTTACCAGGAATAGCTGGATTTATTCTCAGTATCGGCATGGCGGTAGATGCTAATGTGCTGATTTTTGAGCGCACCAGAGAAGAATTGCGGGCGGGTAAAACTCTTTATCGCTCCGTAGAGTCGGGATTTTTTCGGGCATTTTCAAGTATTTTAGATAGTAACGTCACAACAGCGATCGCCTGTTTGGCTTTACTCTGGCTTGGTTCTGGTTTGGTTAAAGGTTTTGCCGTTACCCTGCTTGTTGGCGTAGTGGTAAGTATGTTTACTGCCGTTACCTGTAGTCGTACCTTGATGCTGTTGGTAGTTTTAAGTTTACCCAAAGTCAGAAAAAAGCCAGAATTATTCTGCCCCAATTTAAAATCAGCAACCAGTAATCAATGA
- a CDS encoding RNA recognition motif domain-containing protein → MSIYVGNLNYEVSQEDLSEIFAEYGKVKRVHLPTDRETGRKRGFGFVEMETEAEEDKAIETLDGAEWMGREIKVNKARPREN, encoded by the coding sequence ATGTCAATTTACGTCGGTAATCTCAACTATGAGGTTAGCCAAGAAGATTTAAGCGAAATATTCGCAGAGTACGGCAAGGTTAAAAGAGTTCATCTTCCTACTGACCGTGAAACTGGTCGCAAACGCGGTTTCGGCTTTGTAGAAATGGAAACAGAAGCAGAAGAAGATAAAGCTATTGAGACTCTAGACGGAGCAGAATGGATGGGTCGTGAGATTAAGGTCAACAAGGCAAGACCTCGCGAAAATTGA
- the rpe gene encoding ribulose-phosphate 3-epimerase: MASNNQIIIEPSILSANFAYLGKGVTEAQEAGVKGIQIDIMDGQFVPNISFGWDTVAAIRPLTDMFLDVHLMIVQPERYIEAFAKAGADRLIVHQETCIHLHRVLSSIKELDIEAGVTINPGTSIDTILPILDLVDLVQIMTVNPGFGGQSFIHSQLDRIASLKQIIQERNLDVAIAVDGGIHSDTAPLAVAAGATVLVAGSSVYNSKASVKDNLATLYAAIEKETKSSRYSITRRH; the protein is encoded by the coding sequence ATGGCATCAAACAACCAGATAATCATTGAACCGTCGATTTTATCGGCTAACTTTGCCTACTTGGGTAAAGGAGTGACAGAGGCACAAGAGGCAGGGGTAAAGGGAATCCAGATTGATATTATGGACGGACAGTTTGTGCCTAACATTTCTTTTGGCTGGGATACGGTAGCTGCAATACGTCCTCTGACCGATATGTTTCTCGACGTTCATTTGATGATTGTCCAGCCAGAGCGTTATATAGAAGCTTTTGCTAAAGCGGGTGCAGATCGCCTTATCGTCCATCAAGAAACCTGCATCCATCTACATCGAGTCTTGTCTTCAATTAAAGAGTTGGACATAGAAGCGGGAGTAACCATCAATCCTGGTACTTCAATTGATACGATCTTACCTATATTAGATCTAGTAGATCTAGTGCAAATCATGACCGTAAATCCTGGCTTTGGCGGTCAATCTTTTATCCATTCACAGTTAGATAGAATTGCCAGCCTCAAGCAGATTATACAGGAACGCAATCTCGATGTGGCGATCGCCGTAGATGGCGGTATTCATTCCGATACTGCACCTTTAGCAGTAGCAGCAGGAGCAACTGTTTTAGTAGCTGGTTCGAGCGTTTATAATTCTAAAGCCTCGGTTAAAGACAACTTAGCCACTCTTTATGCAGCTATCGAGAAAGAAACAAAATCGTCAAGATATAGCATTACGCGAAGACATTAG